CTCATTATGGCTAACTGTGTAAAAAAAGGGGACAAAtggatatttattttaaacaagcTTGCACGTTGGACCctcttaaatatttaattaatcaCCTTTATTTTCATCGGTATttgaagataaaaaatttgattttttgtgttCAGCTATGGGAATAGTTGCGCTTCCTGGGTTTAAGTACGTCGTGATTTCATCACATGGTAAAGCATAACATGGAACAAATGATTTAAAGTATTCTCTCATTCCTATGACAGATGTATGGCTCTCTTTAATGtacacaaaagaaccacattcACCAACATCAGGgtcatttgaaaatttgaagcTTTCTGCCACTAGTCTGAGGCTATCAGTAGCACCTATTTAATTTTCAGAGATCAGAGTTACTAAAAATGTTCttctaatttaaattaaattaaaaaaaaaatacctgatGTAAATATTACAGCATACTGGTCAGGGTCtgcttgaaagaaatcaagaagTTCAATCCGTGTTTGATCAATTAAATCACTTGTTATTTTGCTTGGGATGTTTCGACTATGTGGATTCCCAAAACAATTTTGGGTTAGTTCAGTAAGTGAATTCTCTATTATTGATTTAGAATATAGAGTACTTCCAGCATGATCTAAATACAGGCCTACACAGAGAAAAGAATTGTGTTACATActtatatttgattttagttCTTATTTCTGCTAAGATTTGGAACTTCTGAAAAATGTTACCCTTCACATGATCAAAGTTTTTGTTTATAGATTGCCAAGCCTCTTCTCCATACACATCTTTTTCCATTATTGGATCTTTTTTGGATGTCACAACATGAATCAACTTAAAACAAGTGGTGAGTCTTGGTCCGTAACTCCTTATATAATATCTGAAGAGGAGTACAGTAATATATAAACTTGCAACACATAATAGTGATAGTAATATTtacaaaggttttttttacgatttaaCTCAGCAAGAAAGCAATTACCATAGAATTTACGTTACGTACTTTTATGGTCAAATTGCTGTTGTTGACTTGTTGctcaattgttgttgtttttcgtgAATGTCATTTGTAAATAGTCAAACGGGTAAAATCTGTTGTTGCGCTAATTACCATATTGACTAGTGCAACTGGAATTAGAACGGAAGTACGGAACAAAACGGAAGACGGAAATTCAGAAACCATCAAAccattatattttttaaaaaaaaagcttattaaaaaaatttaatttgacttATTCTGTGGTGGTAATAATCGACTTCGACTGTGGCGctgttttgaatattttgtgtttcacattttttaaaatagtaaatattttatgctgtgatataaatattcatTTCGATAGAGTGTAACATGCATTTCTGATAGGGATAAGGCTAACAACTTATATCGTTAGGTTTACTAGATCCGTATCCGATGTTAATTTCTAGCATTCATcgacatttttctgtttctcaAATAGGGCTACTTTGCAGCGCGAAAGATTCTTGCGAATGTGGCTCTCGCTTAGGTGTGTAATGAAAAGATGtcggacaagaagaaaaatctgttGAAACAAATAGAAGAACTTGACAAAAGACTTCCAAAGAATACTTTTGATCAACTGATCAATGAATTAGGGGGGCCAGAAAATGTGGCCGAAATGACGGGCCGAAGTCTAGagttgtaaagaaaaaagacggacagctaaatggaaaaaatggaataaaaacaaatatttttcttagttttgattaccaaatattttgttttgtatctGTAGGTTGAATTCGAGTCTCGCTCAGAATCCGGAGAATCTTCGAGAATCTTTGGATGTCATCATGTCAATGTCCGTGAGAAAAACAGTTTTATTTCGGGAGAAAAACTAGTGGCCATCATCTCTGAAGCTTCAAACATCGGTATTTCGCCATAGATATAATACATAATCTTAAAACATAACCGAGAGTCGAGTCGCAAcgttttatcttttcttaAAGGCCGATCGATTAGTTAAAAACCAGCGACGACGCCTTCACATAACAATTGAATTACCCCGATAACTCGATAAGGCTATTCAGCAGTTCGGGCGAACACATCGAAGTAACCAAGTAAGGATTAATTTACGATTCCCTGAAGATTTGTTCGAATAagtttcatttattcattcacgGGTCAACACTCCAGAATACCTCATATTGATCTCGGAATTAGCTGGTGAGCAGAGATTCGTATCTAGTTTAGCCAAACGGCTTCAAAACTTAGATGCACTTATTCACGGTGATCGACGCGCTGATGAACAGCGAGACCTTGGTCAGTTCAATGTGGAAACTGAATATGGTCAAGCGGCGGTCAAAGCCATTATGGAAGCAGTGATGGGTCGTAATATTACTCCAATTGTATCACCTCCTGCTGATTACGAAGGAAACTTTTTCAGAGGTaaatttgcattattttcaTCCTGTTTTATCCCGCCATTCACTAaagaatgttttattttctttgtagatGCTAAAGTTGGACTGAAGAATCTTGGGATCACAGATTCCAATGATATCAACGTTACGGTATTTTTAAACCGCCTTCTAGGCATGCCAGTTGACCTTCAGAAAAGACTATTCCAATATTTTACTGAAACCCTGGCAAGCATCGAAAATCGGACCAAAGAAAATGGTAATTTTGATCTTGGCATCTTGGATTTGGAATTTGCCCCCAAAAAagtacaaagaagaaaaacct
The sequence above is drawn from the Daphnia pulicaria isolate SC F1-1A chromosome 1, SC_F0-13Bv2, whole genome shotgun sequence genome and encodes:
- the LOC124349975 gene encoding protein strawberry notch-like — translated: MSDKKKNLLKQIEELDKRLPKNTFDQLINELGGPENVEFESRSESGESSRIFGCHHVNVREKNSFISGEKLVAIISEASNIVSFIHSRVNTPEYLILISELAGEQRFVSSLAKRLQNLDALIHGDRRADEQRDLGQFNVETEYGQAAVKAIMEAVMGRNITPIVSPPADYEGNFFRDAKVGLKNLGITDSNDINVTVFLNRLLGMPVDLQKRLFQYFTETLASIENRTKENGNFDLGILDLEFAPKKVQRRKTLKFTIRHSTGTADTFLQTFLIDKGISWRRAEEKFAILDGANEGFYVSTGKPITAQLVAKSDTTGFTPSRE